A window of Scophthalmus maximus strain ysfricsl-2021 chromosome 10, ASM2237912v1, whole genome shotgun sequence contains these coding sequences:
- the LOC118284090 gene encoding protein SLX4IP isoform X1, whose product MAPRKFVIKCGNFAVLVDLHVLPLGGQEDASWFTTDHIEEVTALVQDAVDLRVKQYTDSLHNRRALKHKKELAPASAFSVKGKQFNLVANFLKRHFNLRCVVKQLNGDLRVFPERYVVCVSCPEDGSTHHGNPSLAATELSEQSRSEYFSRVGETQEPLNSSTKTKKTVLQKIAKQAGVQQQLYGSSIGEQQIDQRALPKDRMGQIRPGESESSRKEIVSSSGHKALLEADHKVPCPSVITEAMVQVGTTRKQGLTQEQQTEHSPPDSKKPTGASVVFWEPEISQETSKSKRCKLSNAGEDPDPQRAKRTCLGRPPATMQTHSTECSTQTSKHDLLPLPPLPPVEAKAESKAFPVSKCTKTTLEVELLTPGKRAQRLPLTSNNTAQTNQNRLAASLRGLSVKPASSGSSISSRSTLVEEGNENVPRTSRLRRLKRS is encoded by the exons TGTGGGAATTTTGCTGTGCTGGTGGATCTCCACGTTCTGCCCCTGGGCGGCCAAGAGGACGCCAGCTGGTTTACTACGGACCACATTGAG GAGGTTACAGCCCTGGTCCAAGATGCTGTGGACCTGAGGGTTAAGCAGTACACAGATTCCCTCCATAATAGAAGAGCGCTCaagcacaagaaggagctaGCACCTGCTTCAGCCTTTTCTGTGAAAG ggaaaCAGTTCAACCTGGTTGCCAATTTTCTGAAGCGGCACTTCAACCTCAGATGCGTTGTCAAGCAGCTCAATGGTG ATTTGCGTGTTTTTCCTGAAcggtatgttgtgtgtgtgagctgtccCGAGGATGGCTCAACACACCATGGAAACCCGAGCCTGGCCGCG ACTGAGCTGAGTGAACAAAGCAGATCAGAATATTTTTCCAGAGTGGGAGAAACCCAAGAGCCTTTAAACAgctccacaaaaacaaagaagacgGTGCTTCAAAAGAT AGCCAAACAGGCTGGTGTCCAGCAACAGCTCTATGGTTCCAGTATTGGGGAGCAGCAAATTGACCAGAGAGCCCTTCCCAAAGACCGAATGGGTCAAATTAGACCTGGAGAGTCAGAATCAAGCCGAAAAGAGATTGTGTCCAGCTCTGGACACAAGGCCCTCCTCGAGGCAGACCACAAGGTGCCTTGCCCCAGTGTCATAACTGAAGCCATGGTTCAAGTTGGGACTACTCGAAAGCAGGGCCTGACCCAGGAACAGCAGACTGAGCATAGTCCTCCAGACAGCAAAAAGCCAACTGGAGCCTCAGTAGTTTTCTGGGAACCAGAAATCAGTCAGGAGACCAGCAAGAGCAAGAGGTGCAAGCTGAGCAACGCTGGGGAAGACCCTGACCCACAGAGGGCCAAGAGGACGTGCCTTGGAAGACCTCCAGCCACAATGCAAACTCACTCCACGGAGTGCTCTACACAAACATCCAAGCATGACCTTCTTCCTCTGCCGCCCCTTCCTCCAGTCGAAGCCAAGGCAGAGTCCAAGGCTTTCCCAGTCTCCAAGTGCACGAAAACCACACTGGAAGTAGAGCTGCTTACGCCAGGGAAACGCGCCCAGAGGCTCCCCCTCACAAGCAATAACACGGcacagacaaaccaaaacaggCTGGCCGCAAGTCTGAGGGGCCTATCTGTCAAGCCGGCATCCTCAGGCTCCTCTATTAGTTCCAGATCCACACTCGTTGAGGAGGGGAATGAAAATGTGCCCAGAACCTCTAGATTACGACGACTGAAGAGGTCCTGA
- the LOC118284090 gene encoding protein SLX4IP isoform X2 — MDHLVPVTLGHLFMGPTWLSSYLRVFPERYVVCVSCPEDGSTHHGNPSLAATELSEQSRSEYFSRVGETQEPLNSSTKTKKTVLQKIAKQAGVQQQLYGSSIGEQQIDQRALPKDRMGQIRPGESESSRKEIVSSSGHKALLEADHKVPCPSVITEAMVQVGTTRKQGLTQEQQTEHSPPDSKKPTGASVVFWEPEISQETSKSKRCKLSNAGEDPDPQRAKRTCLGRPPATMQTHSTECSTQTSKHDLLPLPPLPPVEAKAESKAFPVSKCTKTTLEVELLTPGKRAQRLPLTSNNTAQTNQNRLAASLRGLSVKPASSGSSISSRSTLVEEGNENVPRTSRLRRLKRS; from the exons ATGGACCATCTAGTGCCTGTGACCCTTGGCCACCTTTTCATGGGACCAACATGGctctcttcct ATTTGCGTGTTTTTCCTGAAcggtatgttgtgtgtgtgagctgtccCGAGGATGGCTCAACACACCATGGAAACCCGAGCCTGGCCGCG ACTGAGCTGAGTGAACAAAGCAGATCAGAATATTTTTCCAGAGTGGGAGAAACCCAAGAGCCTTTAAACAgctccacaaaaacaaagaagacgGTGCTTCAAAAGAT AGCCAAACAGGCTGGTGTCCAGCAACAGCTCTATGGTTCCAGTATTGGGGAGCAGCAAATTGACCAGAGAGCCCTTCCCAAAGACCGAATGGGTCAAATTAGACCTGGAGAGTCAGAATCAAGCCGAAAAGAGATTGTGTCCAGCTCTGGACACAAGGCCCTCCTCGAGGCAGACCACAAGGTGCCTTGCCCCAGTGTCATAACTGAAGCCATGGTTCAAGTTGGGACTACTCGAAAGCAGGGCCTGACCCAGGAACAGCAGACTGAGCATAGTCCTCCAGACAGCAAAAAGCCAACTGGAGCCTCAGTAGTTTTCTGGGAACCAGAAATCAGTCAGGAGACCAGCAAGAGCAAGAGGTGCAAGCTGAGCAACGCTGGGGAAGACCCTGACCCACAGAGGGCCAAGAGGACGTGCCTTGGAAGACCTCCAGCCACAATGCAAACTCACTCCACGGAGTGCTCTACACAAACATCCAAGCATGACCTTCTTCCTCTGCCGCCCCTTCCTCCAGTCGAAGCCAAGGCAGAGTCCAAGGCTTTCCCAGTCTCCAAGTGCACGAAAACCACACTGGAAGTAGAGCTGCTTACGCCAGGGAAACGCGCCCAGAGGCTCCCCCTCACAAGCAATAACACGGcacagacaaaccaaaacaggCTGGCCGCAAGTCTGAGGGGCCTATCTGTCAAGCCGGCATCCTCAGGCTCCTCTATTAGTTCCAGATCCACACTCGTTGAGGAGGGGAATGAAAATGTGCCCAGAACCTCTAGATTACGACGACTGAAGAGGTCCTGA